TCGGCCCGGCACGCGTCGGCCTTCGGCGTGAAGGTCGCCCCCCCCGAGCTCGACCTGGCGGGGATGCACAAGTACAAGGACAAGGTCGTCCTCTCGAACGCCAAGGGGGTCGAGTACCTCTTCAAGAAACACGGCGTCACCGTCCTCGCGGGCCGCGGCACCCTCGCGGGGAAGGGGAAGGTGAAGGTCACGGCCAAGGACGGCTCGACGCAGACGGTCGAAACGAAACACGTGATCGTCGCGACCGGCTCGGCGATTCGCGGCCTTCCGGGGGTCGAGTTCGACGGCAAGCGCATCCTCAACAGCGATCACGCGCTGACCCTCGGCCAGGTGCCGAAGTCGATGATCGTCCTGGGCGCCGGAGCGGTGGGCGTCGAGTTCGCATCGATCTACGCGACCTTCGGGGCGAAGGTCACCGTCGTCGAGCTGCTCCCGAGCCTCATCCCCCTCGAGGACGCGGCCCTGGGGAAAGAGCTCGAGCGGGCGTTCCGGAAACGCGGCCTCGAGATCCACACCGGGACGAAGGTCGAGACGGTCGTCTCCGGCAAGGACGGGGTGAAGGTCCACGCGACCAAGGACGGCAAGGCCGTCGACCTCGAGGCCGAGGTCCTGCTGGTCGCGATCGGCCGTCGCCCCCTCACCGAGAACCTCGGCCTCGAAGGGACCGGCGTGAAGGTGGACCGCGGCTTCCTCGAGGTCGACGGGATGATGCGCACCGGCGAACCCGGCGTGTACGCCATCGGCGACATCGTGAAGACGCAGGCGCTCGCCCACGTCGCCTCCCACGAGGGGATCGTCGCGGTCGAGCACATCGCGGGGAAGACCCCCCACGCCGTGGACTACGACAAGATCCCGTCGTGCACCTACTGCAACCCCGAGGTCGCCTCGGTCGGCCTCTCGGAAGCGGAGGCGCGCAAGCGTGGGTACGACGTGGTCGTCGGGACCTTCCCGTTCTCCGCGATCGGGAAGGCGAAGATCCTGCAGGAGACCGGCGGCTTCGTGAAGATCGTCGCCGAGAAGAAATACGACGAGGTCCTGGGCGTCCACATCATCGGCCCTCACGCCACGGAGCTGATCTCCGAGGCGACCGCCGCCCTCAGCCTCGAGGCCACCGCCGAGTCGCTCTTCCACGCGGTCCACGCCCACCCCACGCTCGCCGAGGCGCTGGGCGAGGCCGCGCTCGCGACCCACGGACGGCCGATCCACATCTGATCCGCATTCCACCGAGGAGAAGCGATGCGCGTCGACGTCGTGATGCCCCAGATGGGCGAGTCCATCGCCGAGGGCACGATCACCCGCTGGATCAAGAAGGTCGGCGACTCCGTCCAGAGGGACGAGCCGCTGTTCGAGATCTCGACCGACAAGGTCGACGCGGAGATCCCCTCCCCCGCGGCCGGCGTGCTCGTCGAGATCAAGAACCAGGAAGGGGAGACGGTCCCCGTGAACCAGGCCGTCGCCGTTCTCGAGACCGACGCGACGGCGGCGGCGAGCGCTCCCGCGCCGGCCGCGGTCGCGGCCGCGGCCGCCCCCGCACCGAAGGAAGAGCCGAAGCCGGCCCCCGCGGCGGCTCCCGCACCGGTCGCCGCCTCGACGCCGGCCGCCCCGGCGGGCGAGGGATCGTTCGTCTCACCCGTCGTCCGCAAGATCGCCGCCGAGGCGGGGATCGACCCGTCGATCGTCCCGGGAACGGGCGCCGGCGGCCGCGTCACCAAGAAGGACATCCTCGACTACCTCGCGAAGGGCGGGCCGAAGGCGGCCCCCGCGGCGAAGCCCGCTCCGGCGGCGTCTGCCGCTCCTGCGGTGAGCTTCGCCCCCGGCGCGCGCGTCGAGCGCCAGCCGATGTCGGCGATGCGCAAGAAGATCGCCGAGCACATGATCGAGTCGCGCCGGACCTCGGCCCACGTGCACTCCGTGTACGAGGTCGACATGACGCGCGTGGTGAAGCTGCGCGAGAAGTTCCGGGGGATCTACGAGTCCCAGCACGGCACGCGCCTGACCATGACCCCGTTCTTCGTGAAGGCGGTCTGCCACGCCCTTCGCGCGTGGCCGGTGATCAACGCCTCGATCGAAGGGGACGAGATCGTCTACAAGAAGGACCTGAACATCGGGATCGCCGTCGCGCTGGACTGGGGGCTGATCGTCCCGGTCATCCGCAACGCCGACGACCTGTCGATGGCGGGGCTGTGCAAGCGGGTCAACGATCTCGCCGAGCGCGCCCGCACGAAGAAGCTCAACCCCGACGAGGTCCAGGGGGGGACGTTCACGATCACGAACCCCGGACCGTACGGGAACCTCTTCGGCCTTCCCATCATCAGCCAGCCGCAGGTCGCGATCCTCGGCACGGGCGGGATCGAGAAGCGCCCGGTCGTGATCGACGACGCCATCGCCATCCGCTCGATGATGTACATGGCGATGAGCTACGACCACCGCCTCGTCGATGGCGCCGTCGCCGACCAGTTCCTCGCGATGGTCAAGAAGTACCTGCAGGAGTTCGACGAAGCCCAGCTGTGAGGCTTCCCCCGCTGATCGTGCGATGGCTCGGCCGCGTCCCCTACCGGGACGCGGCCGGCCTTCAGGAGCGCCTCGTCGAGGCGATCCGCGCCGGAAGGTCCCCCGATCACCTGCTGCTCCTCGAGCACGAGCCGGTCGTCACCCTCGGCCGGTCGTCCCACGCCGGGAACCTCCTCCTCTCCCCCACCGAGCTCGCCGCGCGCGGCATCGAGGTCCACGAGTCCGGTCGCGGCGGCGATGTCACCTTCCACGGCCCGGGCCAGCTCGTCGGGTATCCCGTGATCGGGATCCGGGAGGACCGTCGCGATCTCCACCGCTACCTTCGCGACCTCGAGGAGGCGCTGATCCGAACCGCCGCCTCCTTCGGGATCGAGGCGACGCGTTCGCCCGGCCGGACGGGGATCTGGGTGGGGGACGAGAAACTCGCCGCGATCGGTGTGCGGGTCTCGACGGGATGGATCGCCTGGCACGGGTTCGCCCTGAACGTCGGCTCCGACCTCGCGGGATTCGAGACGATCGTGCCGTGCGGGATCGCGGACAAGGGGGTCACCTCGATCGCGCGCCTGACCGGGAGTTCTCCCGACCTTCGCGAGGTCGCCGCGAGCGCCGCCCGGCACGTTGCGGACGTGCTGGGGTTCGAGCCGTTCGCCTCGGGGGTCACGGGGGAGGGATTGGCGATTCCCCCGCCCTCCCCGTTATCCTCCCCGCCCCGGAGGGCCCCGTGAGCGAGCCGCGACCCAAGCGCCCGGAGTGGCTGAAGATCCAGCTCCGCACCGACGAGAAGTTCCGCGAGCTGCGCGGGATGGTCGACGAGCTGCGCCTCAACACCGTCTGCGTCGAGGCGCGTTGCCCGAACATCTACGAGTGCTGGAACGCCGGCACGGCGACCTTCATGATCCTCGGCGACACCTGCACGCGCTTTTGCGGCTTCTGCAACGTGAACAGCGGGAAACCGGTCGCGGGGACCGATCGCGGGGAGCCGGTGCGCGTCGCCCATGCGGTCGCCCGCCTGAAGCTCAAGCACGCCGTGATCACGAGCGTCGACCGCGACGACCTTCCCGACGGCGGCGCCGACCACTTCCGGCAGGTGATCGAGGCGATCCGCGCGAAGCTCCCCACCTGCGCCGTCGAGGTCCTCACTCCCGACTTCAAGAACAAGGACGGCGCGCTCGACGTCGTCCTCTCCGCCCGCCCCGAGGTCTTCGCCCACAACGTCGAGACCGTCCCGCGCCTGTACAAGACCGCGCGCAAGGGATCGAGCTACCGCGGCTCGCTCGGTGTGCTCGAGGCGGCCGCGAAACGCCGCGACGCCGACCTCGCGGGGATGCGGGTGAAGTCGTCGATCATGGTGGGGCTCGGCGAGCGCGACGAGGAGGTCCTCGAGACGCTGCGCGACCTGCGCGCCGCGGGGGTGGACGTCGCGACGATCGGGCAGTACCTCCGCCCGACGCACAAACACCTCCCCGTCGACCGCTTCGTCACCCCCGAGCAGTTCGCGGCCTTTCGCGACGCGGGGATGGGGATGGGATTCCTGCACGTGGAGTCGGGACCGCTCGTGCGCTCGTCCTACCACGCCGAGCGGCACCGCCCCGATCCGTCGCCGTCAGGGCTTCGCGTCCTGGCCTGACTCCGGCCCCGGCATCACCTGAGGCGGCATCGGTTTCCCCTCGAGCACCGCGACGACGTCGGCTCTCATCCCCTCGACCGTGACGGGGTCGGCGCCGACGTAGCGACGGAGGACGCGGCCGTCCTTCCCCACGAGAAACGTCGTCGGGAGGAGCGTGACTTCCTTCCACGCGCGCAGGGTCGCGGTCGTGGGGTACAGCACCGGGTAGTCGGCGCCGAGCTCTTTCAGGAACGCCGCGACGGGGTCTTGCCGGGACTGCTCGAAGACGACGCCGACGACGCGGAACCCGTCCTTGCGGCGCTCGCGCCAGAGGGTCTGGATCGCCGGGATGTCGATCCTGCACGGGACGCACCCGGTCGACCAGAAGTGGACCAGGGTGAGCTTCGCCCCGCTCCACGCGACGGTGTGGAGCGGCGCGTCGTTCATCGCTCCCTGAAGCTCGGGGACCGGATCTCCGGGGGCGAGGGCGAGCCCCTGCGCGCGCGCGGGGAGCGCGAGGAGAACGACCGCGACGTTGAGGAGGATGAGGATGGAGCGGGAAACCGGACTCGAACCGGCGACCCCGACCTTGGCAAGGTCGTGCTCTACCAACTGAGCTATTCCCGCATTCCAGGTGCGATTCATGCCGAACGAAGCCGAGACTCTAGCGAAACCCGCGGGGATCGTCAACAGGACCTCCTCCGGCCCCGGTCGTCCCAACCGGGGCGGAAGGCGTCCGGAAGGTGACGGATCTCGGCCCCGGAACCATGCGCCACGACCTCGACGACGTCGAATCGGCAGGGGCGGTCCTGCGCGTCCCGCTCGACGAGGTACCACGTCGCCAGGGTCGCGAGACGGCGTCGCTTTCCGGCGGTGACCGCTTCGGCCGGGGTCCCGAATCCGTCTCCTCCCCGTGCCTTCACCTCGACGAAGACGAGGACCTCGCCGTCCTCCGCGACGAGGTCGATCTCCCCCGCCCGGCAGCGCCAGCGGCGCTCGATCACGCGCATCCCCGTCGCCTCGAGGTGTCGGGCGGCCGCCTCCTCCCCCTCGAGACCCAGCGCGTGCCGGGGATCGATCAAGGCGCCTCGGGGGCCGGGGCGACCGGCCGGCGCATCGGCATCCGTTCGCGCTGGCGCATCGGGCCCGCCTCGCCGCGAATCCGCCGGTCGACCTCGCGCCGGAACTTCGCGACGAAGAATCGGAGCTCCGCACGCTGGCGCGAGGAGAGGGCGGCGTCGACTTCCTTCATCCTCGCCCTCACCTCCGACTCGCGCTCGACCTCGGAGGCGTCCACCCGCGCGAGGATCTTGTCGATCTCCGCGTCGGGGGCTCCGACGCGCAGGGCGGTGCGCAGCTCGCGCGCCGAGACGGCCTTCTCCCGACGCCCTTCCCTGCGGATCCGCTCGATCGCCTCGATCTTCGGCACGACCTCGGCGGCCTGCGCGTCGGTGAGTTGGAGCTCCTGGCGGAGCCGCTCGGCGAAGACCTTGCGCAGGCGTTCCCCGGGGCGCGGAGTCTCCGCGGGAGGGGCCTGGTCCTGGGCGAGCGCCGGGGCGGCGAGGAGCAGCATCACGAGAAGGCGAACGATCGTGTTCATGCATCACCTCGGGGCGAAAGGCGGGCCTCTTCCTCGTCGAGCCAGCGTTCGAGACGCTCGAGCGCCTTCTCGTCGAGCTTGTCGAGATCCGGGAACGGGCCGTCCACCGGTTCGACCTCGTCGTCGTCCCCCAGCGCGAGCGCCGACCAGGCGTCCCGTGCGAAGGAGTCGAGCGAGGGCTCGTCGGCCGGTCGTTTCTCGGGGGGCTTGACCGGCGGGTTCGCGACCTCCGGATCCGACGCCGCGGGCTTCGGCCCTTCCGCGATCAGGGGGACCTCCGGCGCGCGCAGGAGCCAGGCGCCCAGCAGCGCTCCGGCGACGGTCGCGGCGACCGCGGCACCCGCCCAGGTCCATCCGCGCGAGGTCTCGGCGTCCAGACGGGATCTCAGGCGGCGGTCGAAGCGTTCCCAGTCGCGCTCGGTGGGCTCGGGGAGCGGATCCCGGTCGGCCGCCGGGAGCGCCGCCATCGCGACGAGCGGGAGCGACGGGCGGCAGGCCTCGCACCCGCCCGCGTGCGCCCGCAGGTCGGCCAGGACGGAGGGGGCGGCGCCCGGACCTTCCGCCAGCGCCTCGGCGAGCACGGATTCGAACGAAGCACAGTCCCGGATCATCGGGAGCCTCCTTTCGAGGTCGTCAGGCGACGGCGCAGGTTTGCGACGGCCTGGTGAAGATGGGCCTTCACGGCCCCGACGGTGAGCCCCATGGCGCCGGCCACGTCCTCGTGCGTCATGCCGGAGAAGACCTTGAGCAGGACCACTTCGCGCTGCCGGGGCGGAAGGGCCGCGACG
The genomic region above belongs to Candidatus Polarisedimenticolaceae bacterium and contains:
- the lpdA gene encoding dihydrolipoyl dehydrogenase, which produces MAQSGPAFDVTIIGTGPGGYVAAVRAAQLGLKTAVVEMAALPGGTCLHWGCIPTKAMLKTAEVIESARHASAFGVKVAPPELDLAGMHKYKDKVVLSNAKGVEYLFKKHGVTVLAGRGTLAGKGKVKVTAKDGSTQTVETKHVIVATGSAIRGLPGVEFDGKRILNSDHALTLGQVPKSMIVLGAGAVGVEFASIYATFGAKVTVVELLPSLIPLEDAALGKELERAFRKRGLEIHTGTKVETVVSGKDGVKVHATKDGKAVDLEAEVLLVAIGRRPLTENLGLEGTGVKVDRGFLEVDGMMRTGEPGVYAIGDIVKTQALAHVASHEGIVAVEHIAGKTPHAVDYDKIPSCTYCNPEVASVGLSEAEARKRGYDVVVGTFPFSAIGKAKILQETGGFVKIVAEKKYDEVLGVHIIGPHATELISEATAALSLEATAESLFHAVHAHPTLAEALGEAALATHGRPIHI
- the sucB gene encoding 2-oxoglutarate dehydrogenase, E2 component, dihydrolipoamide succinyltransferase, which produces MRVDVVMPQMGESIAEGTITRWIKKVGDSVQRDEPLFEISTDKVDAEIPSPAAGVLVEIKNQEGETVPVNQAVAVLETDATAAASAPAPAAVAAAAAPAPKEEPKPAPAAAPAPVAASTPAAPAGEGSFVSPVVRKIAAEAGIDPSIVPGTGAGGRVTKKDILDYLAKGGPKAAPAAKPAPAASAAPAVSFAPGARVERQPMSAMRKKIAEHMIESRRTSAHVHSVYEVDMTRVVKLREKFRGIYESQHGTRLTMTPFFVKAVCHALRAWPVINASIEGDEIVYKKDLNIGIAVALDWGLIVPVIRNADDLSMAGLCKRVNDLAERARTKKLNPDEVQGGTFTITNPGPYGNLFGLPIISQPQVAILGTGGIEKRPVVIDDAIAIRSMMYMAMSYDHRLVDGAVADQFLAMVKKYLQEFDEAQL
- the lipB gene encoding lipoyl(octanoyl) transferase LipB, whose product is MRLPPLIVRWLGRVPYRDAAGLQERLVEAIRAGRSPDHLLLLEHEPVVTLGRSSHAGNLLLSPTELAARGIEVHESGRGGDVTFHGPGQLVGYPVIGIREDRRDLHRYLRDLEEALIRTAASFGIEATRSPGRTGIWVGDEKLAAIGVRVSTGWIAWHGFALNVGSDLAGFETIVPCGIADKGVTSIARLTGSSPDLREVAASAARHVADVLGFEPFASGVTGEGLAIPPPSPLSSPPRRAP
- the lipA gene encoding lipoyl synthase, encoding MSEPRPKRPEWLKIQLRTDEKFRELRGMVDELRLNTVCVEARCPNIYECWNAGTATFMILGDTCTRFCGFCNVNSGKPVAGTDRGEPVRVAHAVARLKLKHAVITSVDRDDLPDGGADHFRQVIEAIRAKLPTCAVEVLTPDFKNKDGALDVVLSARPEVFAHNVETVPRLYKTARKGSSYRGSLGVLEAAAKRRDADLAGMRVKSSIMVGLGERDEEVLETLRDLRAAGVDVATIGQYLRPTHKHLPVDRFVTPEQFAAFRDAGMGMGFLHVESGPLVRSSYHAERHRPDPSPSGLRVLA
- a CDS encoding TlpA disulfide reductase family protein is translated as MLILLNVAVVLLALPARAQGLALAPGDPVPELQGAMNDAPLHTVAWSGAKLTLVHFWSTGCVPCRIDIPAIQTLWRERRKDGFRVVGVVFEQSRQDPVAAFLKELGADYPVLYPTTATLRAWKEVTLLPTTFLVGKDGRVLRRYVGADPVTVEGMRADVVAVLEGKPMPPQVMPGPESGQDAKP
- a CDS encoding YraN family protein, producing MIDPRHALGLEGEEAAARHLEATGMRVIERRWRCRAGEIDLVAEDGEVLVFVEVKARGGDGFGTPAEAVTAGKRRRLATLATWYLVERDAQDRPCRFDVVEVVAHGSGAEIRHLPDAFRPGWDDRGRRRSC